The Thermobispora bispora DSM 43833 genome window below encodes:
- a CDS encoding L,D-transpeptidase encodes MRAGAAGALALLVAAAGCSLTSESADGGRDGTGTAIRISPADGASDLPTGLPITVSAAQGTLKSVTVTAGGRPVSGVFSADRTQWRSDRALIPGATYQVHAVASGPNGATVERTSRFTTEKAVKTFGIDTLIPNKDHGSTLGVGMPIIITFDQPISDRVSVERNLIVEASRPVEGAWHWLNEKKVVWRPKEYWPAHTKVRVVARLANVRGGAGLYGKQDYVREFQIGREQISVADTKTHHMTVKRDGKVIKVIPISAGSGDVFRHYTTSGIHVAMSREPVTVMVSPDAAPGQPGYYRTTTYHNVRISDTGEYVHGAPWSVGSQGRANVSHGCVNASPANAKWFMENTLIGDPIIVTGSPRKLEPTNGWSYFQASWEDWLKQSRLRADFAAPLASV; translated from the coding sequence TCGGAGAGCGCGGACGGGGGGCGCGACGGGACGGGAACCGCGATCAGGATCAGCCCCGCCGATGGGGCGAGTGATCTGCCGACCGGGCTGCCCATCACGGTGTCGGCGGCGCAGGGCACGCTGAAGAGCGTCACCGTGACCGCGGGCGGCCGGCCGGTGTCCGGGGTCTTCAGCGCCGACCGCACCCAGTGGCGCAGCGACCGCGCCCTCATCCCCGGCGCCACCTACCAGGTCCACGCCGTGGCCTCGGGCCCGAACGGCGCGACCGTCGAGCGGACCAGCCGGTTCACCACGGAGAAGGCGGTCAAGACGTTCGGCATCGACACCCTGATCCCGAACAAGGACCACGGCTCGACCCTCGGCGTCGGCATGCCGATCATCATCACGTTCGACCAGCCGATCAGCGACCGGGTCTCGGTCGAGCGGAACCTCATCGTCGAGGCGAGCCGGCCGGTGGAGGGCGCCTGGCACTGGCTCAACGAGAAGAAGGTCGTCTGGCGGCCCAAGGAGTACTGGCCCGCCCACACCAAGGTGCGGGTCGTCGCCCGCCTCGCGAACGTCCGCGGCGGTGCGGGCCTGTACGGCAAGCAGGACTACGTCCGCGAGTTCCAGATCGGCCGGGAGCAGATCAGCGTCGCCGACACCAAGACCCACCACATGACGGTCAAGCGGGACGGCAAGGTCATCAAGGTCATCCCGATCAGCGCGGGAAGCGGCGACGTCTTCCGGCACTACACCACGAGCGGGATCCACGTGGCCATGTCGCGTGAGCCGGTCACCGTGATGGTCTCCCCGGACGCCGCCCCCGGTCAGCCGGGCTACTACCGGACGACCACCTACCACAACGTGCGGATCTCCGACACCGGCGAGTACGTCCACGGCGCCCCCTGGTCCGTCGGCAGCCAGGGGAGGGCGAACGTCAGCCACGGCTGCGTCAACGCGAGCCCGGCCAACGCGAAGTGGTTCATGGAGAACACGCTGATCGGCGACCCGATCATCGTCACCGGGTCGCCGCGGAAGCTGGAGCCGACGAACGGCTGGAGCTACTTCCAGGCGTCCTGGGAGGACTGGCTCAAGCAGAGCCGCCTGCGCGCCGACTTCGCCGCCCCGCTGGCGTCCGTGTGA